In Helicobacter bilis, a genomic segment contains:
- a CDS encoding efflux RND transporter periplasmic adaptor subunit, with product MIQANFYKTLQNLFVLFSIFFIPLYADTAKYEAISLKDSEMKAMGVGIFAIKNTSNERGVPFSAVVDFDDKDGYTQNSSLEVVVVNLYKRAGESVKKGEPIVEISSNALSELYFSLQNTRSRFQIAQEVERKDKDLLRQGVISQRAYQTSYLTMNELRLKMNEIRSSFNIFGINPDNPRGQYGFLVRASGSGTLSVVPTQIGQKIPAFTPYIRIAKPDNDNVLLRIRVPQNRLKSVQQGFSVFNDKGDKIGIIESISSVIDKQTNTISAVARVEAKGFKVGEIVEIYVAGSVGGSAVVIPDDCWIKYDNDYLAFIQVENGFKPTTINILEERDGAAVVEGDGLKVGTKVAKGSLVLLKGVMAGLGEDGSDGNGH from the coding sequence ATGATACAAGCAAACTTTTATAAAACTTTACAGAATCTTTTTGTGCTATTTAGCATATTTTTTATACCGCTTTATGCGGATACAGCAAAATATGAAGCGATAAGCTTAAAAGATTCTGAAATGAAGGCAATGGGCGTTGGAATCTTTGCTATTAAAAACACTTCAAATGAAAGGGGCGTGCCTTTCTCTGCAGTAGTAGATTTTGATGATAAAGATGGTTATACGCAAAATTCAAGCCTTGAAGTTGTCGTGGTGAATCTCTATAAAAGGGCTGGTGAGAGTGTGAAAAAGGGAGAGCCTATTGTAGAGATTAGCTCAAATGCTTTGAGTGAGCTTTACTTCTCACTGCAAAATACTCGCAGTAGATTCCAAATCGCACAAGAAGTAGAAAGGAAAGATAAAGACTTATTACGGCAAGGCGTTATCTCACAAAGAGCGTATCAAACAAGCTATCTTACTATGAATGAGCTTCGTTTGAAAATGAATGAAATCCGATCATCTTTTAATATCTTTGGTATTAATCCAGATAATCCACGCGGGCAATATGGCTTTCTTGTTCGCGCTAGTGGTAGCGGGACACTAAGCGTTGTGCCAACACAGATTGGACAAAAGATTCCAGCTTTTACGCCTTATATAAGGATAGCAAAGCCTGATAATGACAATGTGCTTTTACGCATAAGAGTGCCGCAAAATAGGCTTAAAAGCGTGCAGCAAGGATTCTCTGTATTTAATGATAAGGGCGATAAAATAGGCATAATTGAAAGCATTTCAAGCGTCATTGATAAGCAGACAAATACCATTAGTGCAGTAGCAAGAGTGGAGGCAAAGGGCTTTAAAGTCGGTGAGATAGTAGAGATTTATGTGGCAGGGTCAGTGGGTGGTAGTGCAGTTGTGATACCTGATGATTGCTGGATTAAATATGACAATGACTATCTTGCATTTATTCAAGTAGAAAATGGATTTAAGCCCACTACTATAAACATTTTAGAAGAGAGAGATGGTGCAGCTGTGGTAGAGGGAGATGGATTAAAAGTTGGCACAAAAGTGGCAAAAGGCTCACTTGTTTTGCTAAAAGGTGTTATGGCTGGACTAGGTGAAGATGGGAGTGATGGCAATGGTCATTAA
- a CDS encoding TolC family protein, with the protein MQTTQGFLRKYMYVIGFFCVYHISLFAQTFELQDFVKAIDKNAISLIDNKAQFESMLAERKSSIAWEYPTIEASGNTAKDTNKSGVEWDMSIVAKPKLWWVNALLKQSLQAKGEQYQKTHNLLRNLNFINAKRIYLTYVATKEKCRYYLKREENFLKLLHIAKKRLEGGSISRKDYVSFEVAYLDSTLASVAVRNELLELQKNLFMFMGLDKQHYAHISTNKDNTNMLYAIEKELHSIENIENDDSDTKHNEIIIKGLEFQFIDMQQSLLDQKIQSSLYTEILDSQTKEYKSLAQYEGQNLWGNLEVGIGVNHSLSSYNPSLKTTIPLPVTRKQSHLKAKYMALESGTLAKTNITKKQIAIKAKAYLQELALQRKYIDIAKQNTQAKQHLAELNRLGYEAQQVTLFEYITQENAFVDSQIALVNSQIKYIDIVALLEETLGESFTKID; encoded by the coding sequence GTGCAGACAACGCAGGGTTTTCTACGAAAATATATGTATGTGATTGGCTTTTTTTGTGTATATCACATATCACTTTTTGCACAAACTTTTGAGTTGCAAGACTTTGTAAAAGCCATTGATAAAAATGCAATTTCATTAATCGATAATAAAGCACAATTTGAAAGTATGCTGGCTGAAAGAAAATCAAGTATTGCATGGGAATATCCTACAATAGAGGCAAGTGGAAACACAGCGAAAGACACCAATAAATCTGGGGTAGAATGGGATATGTCAATCGTTGCTAAACCAAAACTCTGGTGGGTAAATGCCCTTTTAAAACAAAGCCTGCAAGCAAAAGGGGAGCAATATCAAAAGACACATAATCTGCTTAGAAATCTTAACTTTATCAATGCAAAACGCATTTATCTTACCTATGTGGCTACAAAAGAGAAATGTCGCTATTATCTTAAAAGGGAAGAAAACTTTTTAAAGCTACTTCATATCGCAAAGAAAAGGCTAGAGGGCGGGAGTATCAGTAGAAAAGATTATGTAAGCTTTGAGGTGGCTTATCTAGATTCTACTCTAGCGAGTGTAGCGGTGAGAAATGAGCTTTTAGAGTTACAAAAAAATCTTTTTATGTTTATGGGTTTAGATAAACAGCATTACGCACATATCTCAACAAATAAAGATAATACAAATATGCTATATGCGATTGAAAAGGAATTGCATAGCATAGAAAATATAGAAAATGATGATAGCGATACAAAGCATAATGAGATTATTATAAAAGGTTTAGAGTTTCAATTTATCGACATGCAGCAGAGTTTGCTAGACCAAAAGATTCAATCTTCACTTTATACTGAAATACTGGATTCTCAAACAAAAGAATATAAATCTCTAGCACAATATGAGGGACAGAATCTATGGGGAAATTTAGAGGTAGGCATAGGGGTTAATCACTCACTCTCAAGCTATAATCCATCTTTGAAGACTACGATTCCCCTGCCTGTTACAAGGAAACAATCGCATTTAAAAGCAAAATATATGGCTTTAGAATCTGGCACACTTGCAAAGACAAATATTACAAAAAAGCAAATTGCTATTAAAGCAAAAGCATATCTGCAAGAATTAGCCCTGCAAAGAAAATACATTGACATCGCAAAGCAAAACACACAAGCAAAGCAGCATTTAGCAGAACTTAATCGCTTGGGCTATGAGGCACAGCAGGTTACTCTTTTTGAGTATATCACACAAGAAAACGCATTTGTAGATTCACAAATTGCCCTTGTCAATTCACAGATAAAATACATTGATATAGTTGCGCTTTTAGAAGAGACTTTAGGCGAGAGTTTCACAAAAATAGATTAA
- a CDS encoding type II secretion system F family protein, with translation MSLFKCNYQSINTQGVRYIFAKNTEEAKQKMLQKNFLVTNINEVSLFMRYGNKTQELERIFWQLGFSYTSGLHLISILQSIKKELYFKENAALLQSMIHALEKGDTLSSALQKHINTCGSLVVALFSIGEKSGFLQETCELCAKEISQKNAYIQALRNAMIYPLLLALSFLCVFFVLAFFVIPEFANLYNELGANLPFFTELTLKISSFLQSYIFEILACILIFIIFCFIFLNKKLVRDRILLHIPFINHVVTDYWLYIYFLGLHYFLKSKVPFMDSIVQCEKLIHNSVLQQKISHLRFMLDKGIPLSQALNSIDIKIANIALLQSGEQSGMLDKALELNARFYKDRFTQSLQTLQILSQPFATIIMGILIAGLAYSIVAPMWQLLEVAI, from the coding sequence ATGTCACTTTTTAAATGCAATTATCAAAGCATAAACACGCAAGGTGTGCGATACATCTTTGCTAAAAACACAGAGGAAGCAAAGCAAAAAATGTTGCAAAAAAATTTCCTTGTTACAAATATAAACGAAGTTAGCCTTTTTATGCGATATGGTAATAAAACACAAGAACTTGAAAGGATTTTTTGGCAGCTTGGGTTTAGCTACACTTCGGGTTTGCATTTAATCTCTATTTTACAATCCATAAAAAAAGAACTATATTTTAAGGAAAATGCGGCGTTATTGCAATCTATGATTCATGCACTAGAAAAAGGCGATACGCTTTCTAGTGCCTTGCAAAAGCATATAAATACTTGCGGGAGTCTTGTGGTAGCGTTATTTAGCATTGGTGAAAAGAGTGGATTTTTGCAAGAGACTTGTGAGTTATGTGCAAAAGAAATATCACAAAAAAATGCCTATATACAAGCATTGCGTAATGCTATGATTTACCCATTGTTACTTGCATTAAGTTTTTTATGTGTATTTTTTGTGCTTGCATTTTTTGTGATTCCAGAGTTTGCTAACCTTTATAATGAATTAGGTGCGAATTTGCCTTTTTTTACAGAACTTACTCTTAAAATATCTAGCTTTTTACAAAGTTATATATTTGAGATACTTGCTTGTATTCTAATTTTTATTATTTTTTGTTTTATATTTTTGAATAAAAAGTTAGTTAGAGATAGAATCTTATTGCATATTCCTTTCATTAATCATGTAGTAACTGATTATTGGCTTTATATATATTTTTTGGGGTTACATTATTTTTTAAAAAGTAAAGTGCCATTTATGGATAGTATTGTGCAGTGTGAAAAATTGATACACAATAGCGTATTGCAACAAAAAATTTCCCACTTGAGATTTATGCTAGATAAAGGCATACCGCTAAGTCAAGCCCTAAATAGCATTGATATAAAAATCGCAAATATCGCATTACTACAAAGTGGAGAACAAAGCGGAATGCTAGATAAAGCCCTAGAATTGAATGCAAGATTCTATAAAGACAGATTCACGCAATCCTTGCAAACTTTGCAAATACTCTCGCAACCTTTTGCAACAATTATTATGGGAATCCTAATCGCAGGACTTGCATATAGCATAGTAGCACCCATGTGGCAGCTTTTAGAAGTAGCGATTTAG
- the speA gene encoding arginine decarboxylase, which translates to MVDYGIKFWSNDDFIIDDGVVKVNYKVKPALIDIVKEAREKGYKGPLLLRFPHLIENQITKVYDAFHAAIKEYQYQGCFKAVFPLKVNQMPNFVLPLVELSKGKCYGLEAGSKSELIVAMAYTNKGSPITVNGFKDKEMISLGFIAANMGHDITLTIEGLNELKTIIEIASEMAEPYPNIGLRIRLHSVGTGIWAKSGGITSKFGLTSTELLEAMKMLEHSKLLHKFTMIHFHIGSQISDISPLKKAIREVGNIYAELRKMGAKNLTAVNIGGGLAVEYAQHESMNCKNYTLTEFSGDVVFSLKEIAKNKNELEPDIFIESGRFISASHAVLVAPVLELFSQEYEESALKLKEDSNPPLVAELNDLYNSITEKNAIEYLHDSLDHMESLLTLFDLGYIDLKDRSNTEVLVHLIIKKVIKLLKYKNHNEILKIQKSVQERYLLNCSFFQSLPDYWGLEQNFPVMPLDRLNRRPTRAASLWDITCDSDGEISFNPQMPLFLHDVDVSKEEYFLGFFLVGAYQEVLGMRHNLFTHPTEFSVIFDDELNKGYEIANLLEAQTIVDVLDDLDYDTKEIERILKQHIEDSDLDIETKKAVLGKLYVMLSENGYLRTISTDTL; encoded by the coding sequence ATGGTTGATTATGGCATTAAATTTTGGTCAAATGATGATTTTATTATCGATGATGGCGTGGTAAAGGTGAATTATAAAGTAAAACCCGCTCTCATTGATATTGTAAAAGAAGCAAGAGAAAAAGGCTATAAAGGACCACTGCTTTTAAGATTCCCACATTTAATAGAAAATCAGATTACAAAGGTTTATGATGCTTTTCATGCCGCCATTAAAGAGTATCAGTATCAAGGCTGTTTCAAAGCTGTATTCCCCCTAAAAGTTAATCAAATGCCAAATTTTGTCCTGCCTTTAGTCGAGCTTAGCAAAGGCAAATGCTATGGCTTAGAAGCAGGGAGTAAATCAGAGCTTATCGTAGCTATGGCTTATACAAATAAGGGCAGCCCGATAACCGTGAATGGCTTTAAGGATAAAGAGATGATTTCGCTAGGTTTTATCGCGGCAAATATGGGGCATGATATTACCCTTACAATAGAGGGGCTAAATGAGCTAAAGACTATCATAGAAATCGCAAGTGAGATGGCAGAGCCTTATCCTAATATTGGCTTAAGGATACGACTGCATAGCGTTGGCACGGGCATTTGGGCAAAAAGCGGGGGTATTACCTCTAAGTTTGGACTAACTTCAACAGAGCTTTTAGAAGCTATGAAAATGCTAGAGCATTCAAAACTTCTGCATAAATTTACCATGATACATTTTCATATCGGCAGTCAAATAAGCGATATTTCACCACTAAAAAAGGCGATTCGAGAAGTAGGCAATATTTATGCAGAGCTTAGAAAAATGGGGGCAAAGAATCTTACCGCAGTAAATATTGGTGGTGGTTTAGCAGTGGAATACGCACAGCATGAAAGTATGAATTGCAAAAACTACACTTTGACAGAATTTAGCGGCGATGTCGTCTTTAGCTTAAAAGAGATAGCAAAGAATAAAAATGAGTTAGAGCCAGATATTTTTATAGAATCTGGTCGCTTTATATCCGCTTCACATGCAGTTTTGGTAGCTCCTGTATTGGAGCTTTTCTCACAAGAGTATGAAGAGAGTGCGTTGAAATTAAAAGAAGATTCTAATCCACCGCTTGTAGCAGAGCTAAATGACTTATATAACTCTATCACAGAGAAAAATGCGATTGAATACCTGCATGATAGCCTTGATCACATGGAATCTTTACTTACACTTTTTGACTTGGGCTATATCGACTTAAAGGATAGAAGTAATACTGAAGTGCTAGTGCATTTGATTATCAAAAAAGTGATTAAGCTTTTAAAGTATAAAAATCATAATGAGATTCTAAAGATACAAAAAAGTGTGCAAGAGAGATATTTGCTTAATTGTAGCTTTTTTCAAAGTTTGCCAGACTACTGGGGATTAGAGCAGAATTTCCCCGTTATGCCACTTGATAGGCTGAATCGCCGTCCAACGCGTGCGGCAAGCCTTTGGGATATTACCTGTGATAGCGATGGTGAGATTTCATTCAATCCGCAAATGCCCCTTTTCTTACATGATGTCGATGTGTCAAAAGAAGAGTATTTTCTAGGCTTTTTCCTTGTTGGAGCGTATCAAGAAGTGCTAGGTATGAGACATAATCTCTTTACGCATCCAACAGAATTTAGCGTTATCTTTGATGATGAGCTAAATAAAGGCTATGAAATCGCAAATCTATTAGAAGCCCAAACAATAGTCGATGTACTAGATGACCTAGATTATGATACAAAAGAGATTGAGAGAATCTTAAAGCAGCATATAGAAGATAGTGATTTAGACATAGAGACAAAAAAGGCAGTGCTAGGCAAACTCTATGTTATGCTAAGTGAGAATGGCTATCTAAGGACTATTAGCACAGATACATTGTAG
- a CDS encoding transketolase C-terminal domain-containing protein has protein sequence MRLDSIIKDYDTKARQNIESNNCHVERSEISQSLDSNKHITESTKSTKETTQTDSKTTACHTEPLGEVSNTESKKDSNKDFSLLSKTQNDKNLESQPFGRVQGIGVQDNENLESCRIVLKNLHNAQNYNTHLKAHKAQMLYDSLVHTKDFIQHNTESSRKKILLIGYGNGVGRMLDVWLSLLTEHNIHASLLDIISLKPLDTDMLTMCLRDYTHIFVMSDSYKLNGVGACIMQFAFSELERGNLAQIPKIISFEIEDIFVKHGNTQKIEKQLNIDTESLVSKILESYF, from the coding sequence ATGCGTTTAGATTCTATTATAAAAGATTATGATACAAAAGCAAGGCAAAATATAGAATCTAATAATTGTCATGTTGAGCGAAGCGAAATATCTCAAAGTTTAGATTCTAATAAACACATAACAGAATCTACAAAAAGCACTAAAGAGACAACGCAAACAGATTCTAAAACAACCGCTTGTCATACTGAGCCTTTAGGCGAAGTATCTAACACGGAATCTAAAAAAGATTCAAATAAAGATTTTTCGCTTTTGTCAAAAACTCAAAACGACAAGAATCTAGAATCTCAACCATTTGGGCGGGTGCAAGGCATTGGGGTGCAAGATAATGAGAATTTAGAATCTTGCAGAATAGTCTTGAAGAATCTTCACAACGCACAAAACTATAACACACACCTAAAAGCACACAAAGCACAAATGCTATATGATAGCTTAGTGCATACAAAAGATTTTATACAACATAACACAGAATCTAGCAGGAAAAAGATTCTACTTATAGGCTATGGCAATGGTGTGGGTCGTATGCTTGATGTATGGCTTAGTTTGCTAACAGAGCATAATATCCATGCTTCACTGCTTGATATAATTAGCTTAAAGCCGCTTGATACTGATATGCTTACTATGTGTTTGAGAGACTATACGCATATTTTTGTTATGAGTGATAGTTATAAGCTAAATGGTGTTGGTGCATGTATCATGCAGTTTGCATTTAGCGAGTTAGAGCGTGGCAATCTAGCACAGATTCCAAAGATTATAAGCTTTGAGATAGAAGATATTTTTGTAAAACATGGAAACACACAAAAGATTGAAAAACAGCTTAATATAGACACAGAAAGTTTGGTGTCCAAAATTTTAGAATCTTACTTTTAG